The sequence below is a genomic window from Candidatus Sungiibacteriota bacterium.
TATCGCGCCCCGAAAAGTTCGGCTTCTGGCCCGCTTAATTAAAGGCATGGATACAGGACGGGCAGAGTTGGAACTGCGTAATCTGTCCAAGCGAGCCGCGGGGCCGCTGTTAAAGCTTTTAAAATCAGCCATAGCCAACGCTGCTAATAATTTTCATCTGGAAGAGAAGGGACTTTATATAAAAGATGTCATTGTAAATCCGGGGCCAGTAGCAAAACGCCAAATGCCCCGTGCTTTGGGCAGGGCCGCGCCAATACGCAAACGCACCAGTCATGTATTACTGGTGTTGGACACCAGAGTAGCCGTTGCCCCGATAAAGAGACGCATAAAAAAAGAAGGACCCGAGGTGCGCGAAGCAACCCGCGAAGATTTAAAAGAGGGGGCATCTCCAAAATCCAAGGAGTTTAAACGTGAAGAGAAAAAAACGTATACTAAAACCACTGATTTTGTAAGAAGAGTTTTTAGGAGAAAAGCAATATGACCCACAGAGTTCATCCATACATTTTTAGACTAGGGCAAATAACCGTTTGGAAATCACGGTGGTTTAACCAAAAAAAATTTCAGGAGTATCTAAGAGAAGACACGCTTCTTAGGGCGTGGCTGGAGCGTCACCTGCGTCAAAGCCATATTGAGTCTATAGAAGTTGAGCGTTCGCCCAATACCCTGCATATTATTGTTAAAACCTCGCGTCCCGGAATCTTAATAGGACGTGGGGGGGAGGGGGCGGAGAGGTTGAAAGATGAAATAAAGAAACGTATTATAAAAATTTGGAAACAGCGTGGCAAGCTGCCGGACAAACGCGAAATTAAACTCACTATAGAAGAGGTACGTTTTCCGGAAACCCACGCTGCGATCGCGGCCCAAATGATTGTTGA
It includes:
- the rpsC gene encoding 30S ribosomal protein S3, whose translation is MTHRVHPYIFRLGQITVWKSRWFNQKKFQEYLREDTLLRAWLERHLRQSHIESIEVERSPNTLHIIVKTSRPGILIGRGGEGAERLKDEIKKRIIKIWKQRGKLPDKREIKLTIEEVRFPETHAAIAAQMIVEDIERRISFRRALKQAIEKISASKDVKGVKIALKGRLDGAEMARYEWLKRGRIPLQTLRANVDYAEKRAETTYGTIGVKVWIYKGDVFEKKESKKT
- the rplV gene encoding 50S ribosomal protein L22: MEVRAELNYLHIAPRKVRLLARLIKGMDTGRAELELRNLSKRAAGPLLKLLKSAIANAANNFHLEEKGLYIKDVIVNPGPVAKRQMPRALGRAAPIRKRTSHVLLVLDTRVAVAPIKRRIKKEGPEVREATREDLKEGASPKSKEFKREEKKTYTKTTDFVRRVFRRKAI